The region GAACTTCGTATCGAGACGAGGACGGCAAGCGAGCAAACCCTTGGTGTAAGGGTGCTGGGGATTCTCGAAGATTTGATGGATATCGCCGTTCTCGACAATATTGCCGCGGTACATCACCAACACATGGTCGGCGATTTCAGCGATGACGCCCAAGTCGTGCGTGATGAACAAGATCGACATGCCGCGGCTATCGCGAAGCCGTCGCAAAATGTCGAGGATCTGGGCTTGGATCGTAACGTCGAGCGCGGTCGTCGGTTCGTCGGCAATCAGTAGCTTCGGATTGCAGCTGAGCGCCATGGCGATCATCACACGCTGCTTCTGTCCGCCCGACATTTGGTGAGGGTAGTAGTCGACACGCTTGTGAGGATCGGGAATGCCGACTTCCTCGAACAGCTGAATGGTCTTTTCGCGAGCTTCCTTTTTGCTCACTTCCTGGTGCAGCAGGATTGCTTCCATGACCTGAGCCCCGACGGTAAAAACCGGATTCAGCGAGGTCATCGGTTCCTGGAAGATCATGCTAATGTCTTTGCCGCGAATCTTCCGCATCGCAGGGTCCGGCAAGCGGACCAGATCGGTTCCCAGGAACGAAATCGTACCATCTTCGATCTTGGCACTGCGAGCCAACAGCTGCATGATCGAAAGCGAGGTGACCGACTTCCCGGATCCCGATTCGCCGACGATTCCCAGGGTCTCGCCTTCGTCCAGTTTGAACGAGATACCGTCGACCGCTTTGACGGTTTCTTCGCCGTGGAAGTAGGTCCGCAGGTTGTCGACTTTGAGCAGCGTTTTGGTCATGGTGAGCTGGCTGGACTGTGGAAAATTAGACGTCGCGGGTACGTGGGTCGGTTGCTTCCTGGATGCCTTCGCCGATCAGGTTGTAAGCCAATACGGTCGAAAAGATGGCCAGGCCGGGGAAGAAATTCAACCACCACATCGAGCGAATATGATCTTGCCCATCATGAAGCACGTCGCCCCATGTGGGTGTCTGCGAATCGGTACCGATGCCCAGGAAGCTGAGGGCACTTTCGGTAAAGATGGCCGCGGCGATGCCGAAACTGATAGGAACAAGAATCGGTGCGAGGGCGTTTCGCAGGATATGGACAAACATGATCCGGACTGGGCCTGCTCCCATCGCTTTGGCGGCGGCGACGTATTCGATCTGGCGAATCTTCAGGAACTCGGCACGTGTAAGCCGTGCGATGCCGGTCCATCCGGTCAAACCAATCACAAGCACGACTTGCCAAATGCTGGGGCTAACGACGACGGCCAACAATGCGATCACCAGGATGAGCGTCGGAACACACAAAACGATTTCGATGAATCGCGAAAGCACAAAGTCGATCCAGCCACCGAAGTATCCCGAAACGGCTCCGATGGTAATGCCGATAACCGAAGCAATGCCCATCGAGACAAACCCGACTAGCAAGGCGATACGCGTTCCATGAACAAGTGTGGCAAACACATCCACACCGACAAAGTTGGTTCCGAACAGGTTCTGCCAACTCGGGGTTCCGTCAGCATCGGTCGGATTGCCAGGCTGGTCTTCAAACCAATCATCGCCGACGCGTTCGATCGGGTCTTGGCGAATCAGTGGCCAGATAGCCCAACTGTCGGGATCGTTCTTTTTTAAGTTTGGTTCGTAGCGATTGTTGAAGTGATCGCCGGTGGTGAAGATGGCGTTTTCCCAAGATGGGTAGTAGTAGCCCATCGCGGGGAAATAGATGTTGCCTTTGTAGTAGCAAACGATCGGTTTCGTACCGACAATCGCCGGCGAGAAGATGGCCACCAGTCCGAGGAAGATCACGTAGAACAGCGCCGCCATCGCAAAAAAACGACGACGATAAAATCGCCAGCTGGTCGCCCAGAATCCTAGCGACTTGACCGGTTTGACGGGCTTCTCGGCGGTCTCTTGAATAGCACTCATGCTTACGAATAGGTGATCCGAGGGTCAACGACGGCATAGAGGATATCGGCAAGAAGCTGTCCGATCAGCGTCATGACCGAGAACATCAGGACAAGTCCCATGATGACAGGATAATCACGTTGGCCAATCTTCTCGATGAAGAGCTGACCAATTCCATCCCATTGATAGATGTATTCCAGGATGACCGAGCCTGCGAGCAATGTCGGCAACGTCAGACCAATCAGTGTCAGCAAGGGAATCAAGGAATTGCGAAACGCATGCTTGACGAGGACTTTCATCGGTCCCACCCCTTTGGCTTTGGCGGTGCGGACGTAATCTTGCTGAATCGTCTCGAGCATGTTGGCTTTGATGAAGCGGGTATAGTAAGCCAGCGAGCCGTAAGTCAAACAGGTAATCGGCAGGAACGTATGCTTGAGAAGGTCCCAGGCTTTTCCGAAAGCCCCGAGCTCGTTGTAGTATTCGCTCGTCATGCCGCTCAGCGGAAGCCAACCTAGTTTCACGGCAAACAGTAAGTTCAGGTAAATGGCCGCCACGAATGTCGGAAGCGCGTAAAGAACATAAAGCGTGATGCTCATGACCCGTTCTCCGGTGGTGGCGTTTTTCGCGGTCGAAAAAAGCCCCATCGGTATGCACATCAGGTAGGTCAAGATCAGCGACGTGACCGTGAGCATCAAAGTGTTTGGCAAGCGGGTCGTAATAATGGTCGTCACACGCCGGCGATCAGTGTAGTTGATGCCGCGACCCATGTCCCCTTGGGCGACGTTAGCCAGCCAGTATCCGTAGCCAACGATCCAGTGCTTATCGAGATGATACTGCTTCTCGAGCTCTTCCCGTTGCCGTTCGTCAAACTGCTGACGAGCGCCTGGATTTTCATCCATCAGCGTCAGCGGCGTACCTGGCATGTTTCGGATCAGTCCGTAAACCAGGCAGGTCACCGCAAGGATCGTAAAGAACCCGATAATGACGCGTCGGGCAATGTAGGTCAGCATTACGCCAGGGCTCCTGGTGTTTCCGAATGGCGCGAGGGGTGGTGAAGCATGATGGTGCGTTACTCAGCTTTTGCTTTCCACACCGAATGCATCCCCGGCTCGTAAAACCAAGGACCTGTGGGGCTGAATTGATAACCCCGCATGCGTTTGTTGAAGGCGAAGAGATCGGCTCGGTAGTACATCCAGGTATAAGGCTGTTCTTCGTAGAGGATCTTCGCGATCTCGCGGTAGTGTTCGGCACGTTTTTCAGGATCCAGTTCCAGCAGGCCGAGCTCGTACAGTTCGTCGACTCGCTCGTTCGAGTATTCGCCGTAGTTCCGAGGTTTGCCGGTTCCGTAGATGTTCTCTGTCGAGAATGGATCGCCGCCGGAACCCCAGCCAGCCATCATGGCATCGAACGAGTGATCGCGTGCTTTTTGCTGTAGCACGGTCCATTCAAATTGGCGCGGCTCGCACTTGATTCCAAGTTGTCCAAAGTCACGAGCGAACTGACGTGCCATTAGTTCCGAGACAGGGCTCGGAGCATGCATGATTTGGAACTTGAAGGATACCTTCTTGCCATCGATTTCCTTATCGAGGATTCCGTCCGAATCGGTATCGGCCCAACCTGCTTCTTTGAGGAGTTCGCGAGACTTCTCCAAGTCGGTCTTGAACGGTTCCAGCGAAGGCTGCGGAGCGAACCAGGCAGAAGGATGAAATGGCCCGCTGGCTTGCTGATGAATGCCATTGAGCACGTTGTTGATGATCGTGTTGTAGTCGATTGCGTAGCTCATCGCGCGACGCACACGGGCATCTTCGAAGAACGGCGTTTTGGTGTTCCAGACGATATGTCCTTCCGACCAGGCGATGTGTTTAACTTTGACGTTGTCTCGATAAAACTCTTCGGTATTGGCTTCGGTATTCCACTTCGTGGCGGAGACTTCCGTATCATCGATTTTCCCGGCCGTCAAAGCGAGCAATGCCTGCGTTGGGTTTTCGATGATCTCCATCCGGATTTCTTTGAAGTAAGGCTTTTCGCGAACCTGTTTGCCTTCGTGCATGTAATAGCCTTCGCGGCGTTTGAGCACGATACGCTGGTTACGTTCACGTCGGACCACTTCGTAGGGACCACCCACGACTGGAGTGTTCTCTTGTTCCAGGAAGACATCGCTGTCGGTCAACGTTGGGTCGACGGCGATGGCTGGTTCGTAGATGTGCTTAGGAACGATCGGAAACTCCAGCTTCATATCGTTCACCGCACTCGACTGCTCGTGAAAGATGACAAACGTCTTGTCGTCGTACGCTTTGATTAGCTTCACTTTCTCCAAACTGCTGGGCAGTGCGGGGAACATGCCGGCCAATTCGGGATGAAGCAGGACTTTGAACGTGAACTCCCAGTCTTGCGCCGTGATAGGCTTGCCGTCCGACCAGGTGATGTCGTCTCGAAGGACAACCTTCTGAATCGTATTGTCGTCGTTGGCTTGCCAAGACTTAACGTAACGGCCGTCACCGACTGGCTTCAGGTCGATTGTTGAAGAGGTCGCTTGAACACCTGTCAGGTAGACGAAGAAGAAGTCCCCCACCGAGCTCATGCGGAGTGGGTTGAGGCTGTTCACGTCGCCGTTTTCGTGATGAACCCAGCTGGTATCCCACGCGACTTCATCGTCGCTCTTGGGCTGGATCTTCATGGCGGCGAGGATCTCGTCGTTGTCCTCTTCCGTCGTAGGACGGATCTCCGTCGCTTCCTGAGGAGTAATAGGAGGCTTGTAATCGGCAAGCTGCTCTTGCAGGGCCGGAAGCGGATCGACAATCGGCTTGTCGGACCAAGCGTACTGGCCATCCAATTCTTCCAAAGTCGCCGGCGGCTTGAACTCTGGCGACGGTAGCCCGGCGTCGAAGTTGAAGTCCTGAATTGCTTGCTTCAGTTCTTCGGGCGAGAGCTCTGCGGAACCACTCGTGCATCCGGTGGTGGAGGTAAGCAGGGCGAAAGCTGAAATGAGACAAAAACCTACCGCAACGCGGACGTCAGTCATTACGCAACCTCATGCAGAGAAAGAATCTCTTGGA is a window of Bremerella sp. TYQ1 DNA encoding:
- a CDS encoding ABC transporter permease; protein product: MSAIQETAEKPVKPVKSLGFWATSWRFYRRRFFAMAALFYVIFLGLVAIFSPAIVGTKPIVCYYKGNIYFPAMGYYYPSWENAIFTTGDHFNNRYEPNLKKNDPDSWAIWPLIRQDPIERVGDDWFEDQPGNPTDADGTPSWQNLFGTNFVGVDVFATLVHGTRIALLVGFVSMGIASVIGITIGAVSGYFGGWIDFVLSRFIEIVLCVPTLILVIALLAVVVSPSIWQVVLVIGLTGWTGIARLTRAEFLKIRQIEYVAAAKAMGAGPVRIMFVHILRNALAPILVPISFGIAAAIFTESALSFLGIGTDSQTPTWGDVLHDGQDHIRSMWWLNFFPGLAIFSTVLAYNLIGEGIQEATDPRTRDV
- a CDS encoding ABC transporter permease, yielding MLTYIARRVIIGFFTILAVTCLVYGLIRNMPGTPLTLMDENPGARQQFDERQREELEKQYHLDKHWIVGYGYWLANVAQGDMGRGINYTDRRRVTTIITTRLPNTLMLTVTSLILTYLMCIPMGLFSTAKNATTGERVMSITLYVLYALPTFVAAIYLNLLFAVKLGWLPLSGMTSEYYNELGAFGKAWDLLKHTFLPITCLTYGSLAYYTRFIKANMLETIQQDYVRTAKAKGVGPMKVLVKHAFRNSLIPLLTLIGLTLPTLLAGSVILEYIYQWDGIGQLFIEKIGQRDYPVIMGLVLMFSVMTLIGQLLADILYAVVDPRITYS
- a CDS encoding ABC transporter substrate-binding protein, whose product is MTDVRVAVGFCLISAFALLTSTTGCTSGSAELSPEELKQAIQDFNFDAGLPSPEFKPPATLEELDGQYAWSDKPIVDPLPALQEQLADYKPPITPQEATEIRPTTEEDNDEILAAMKIQPKSDDEVAWDTSWVHHENGDVNSLNPLRMSSVGDFFFVYLTGVQATSSTIDLKPVGDGRYVKSWQANDDNTIQKVVLRDDITWSDGKPITAQDWEFTFKVLLHPELAGMFPALPSSLEKVKLIKAYDDKTFVIFHEQSSAVNDMKLEFPIVPKHIYEPAIAVDPTLTDSDVFLEQENTPVVGGPYEVVRRERNQRIVLKRREGYYMHEGKQVREKPYFKEIRMEIIENPTQALLALTAGKIDDTEVSATKWNTEANTEEFYRDNVKVKHIAWSEGHIVWNTKTPFFEDARVRRAMSYAIDYNTIINNVLNGIHQQASGPFHPSAWFAPQPSLEPFKTDLEKSRELLKEAGWADTDSDGILDKEIDGKKVSFKFQIMHAPSPVSELMARQFARDFGQLGIKCEPRQFEWTVLQQKARDHSFDAMMAGWGSGGDPFSTENIYGTGKPRNYGEYSNERVDELYELGLLELDPEKRAEHYREIAKILYEEQPYTWMYYRADLFAFNKRMRGYQFSPTGPWFYEPGMHSVWKAKAE